In the genome of Calothrix sp. PCC 6303, the window AGGTAAACTGGTTTCAATATATTCCACGCTAGCGTCACAAAAATTAAATCAGAGTCGGATAGAATTAATTAAGCACGGATTGTTTCGCTATCGCCTTGCTTTTATCGATGAATTGAATTTTGTCCAATTACTTCTCACCTCAGTTTACTACTAACTAAAGGTGGCACTTGTTGCAAATCAAAATTTTTCTGATCAGATTTATATGTTACTTAATCCCAATCAACGTATTAAAATCGACAGTACCGACGACAAGCTTTTTTACTCCTTTCCTCGCTTCGTCACCCATGTAGATGAAGGTTTTATTCAGCAGTTGACTGATTTGTATAGTCAGCGTTTACAACCCAATACTCGCATCTTCGACATGATGAGTAGTTGGGTTTCACATCTACCAGAAGACATAAAATTCTCCTACGTAGAGGGACATGGACTGAATGCCGAAGAATTAGGACGAAATCGTCGTTTGGATCAATATTTTGTCCAGAATCTCAATGAAAACCTTCAGCTACCTTTGAAAGATGAAGATTTTGATGCAGTAATTAATTGTGTATCAGTGCAGTATTTACAATACCCCGAAGCCATATTTTCGGAAATTCACCGCATTCTCAAACCAGGTGGATTAGCAATTATCAGCTTTTCTAACCGAATGTTTTACCAAAAAGCAATTCAAGCTTGGCGTGATACTTCAGAGACAAGTCGAGTTGAATTGGTAAAAAACTATTTTAATTCAGTTCCCGGCTTTTCGATCCCCGAAGTTATAACTCGTGCATCCTCTGTTCCTAACTTCCTCCAATGGTTGGGTGCATCTGGCGGCGACCCGTTCTATGCTGTTATTGCTTATAAAGAATAGTGAAAAAGGATCTAGACAGGAAGAAAATATATGCTTGCCATAGTCTCAGGGGTGTAAGACTTATTTAAGATCTATTGGCGAACAAAACTTCCTGCCTATGATACATAATGTTTATTTTGTGTCCTGGTTCTGGGCATACTCGCAGCTTTGCGGCTAAATTCGAGTAGATGCTCAAACTATTACCGTCAGCATTTTAGGTATAACGAGGAGTTACGTATGGCTTTACCAAGGATCCGTAGAGTATTCGCAGCATTGCTACTGTCAGTTATATTACTGACAACAGCTTGTCAAAGCAAGGCTCCTAGCCAATTTGATACAGCCCAAAAGGAAAGTAGCCGTCAGCGCAGCGGTCAAGCAGTTGACAAAAAGGCAACACAAGGTAGTGAATTTAACAAGTTCTTCCCAGGAGATGGTGATGGCTATCAACGGGTTTACACCCAAGAGAAAAAGGGCTTTGCTGAAGCTAATTTGAAAAAAGGCGGCAAAGTACTGGCACAACTAGCGATTTCTGATACAACTAGCACCCCAACAGCAGCTGCTGCTTATTCTAACAGCACTAAAAAAATTGGTGGTTATCCCTCCAGAACCCTAGGAAGTACACAAACAGGTGTTTTAGTGGGTAAATATCAAGTTAAAGTTATTTCCAAAGATCCAACTTTTACCGCTAGTGATCGTGAAGCTTGGTTGCAAAAGTTTAATTTAGCTGGTTTGTCTAAGTTGAAATAAAATAGCTGAGACTCGTAATTTTACATGACTAAACCAGGAGAACTTGATGAGTAAAGCAATTTTTGAGTTGGTTGACGAATTACCAACTGGTGGTTTGACAATTTCGTTATTAAATGCGTTAGATTTTGTCGCTCCCGGTGAGTGGAGAAATATTACTGGTTTTGTGAATACCATTAAACACATCACTGGTGAGTCAGACGAAAGCCTAATTCAGCAAATAGGCGATCGCGCTGTATATCTATATAATGATCGTTCCCAAGGCTATCAGACCGCAATGCGGCTGTACCAAACAGTTGATAGCACCGATAAAGCTTTGGGTGCAGCAGCTTTGGCAAATAAAGTTGGCGAAAGTATTTCCTTTTTGGGTTTTCTCGATAAAATCACTCCCAAAGCTGATAAAGCTCAAACTATTGACTTGTCTTTAAAACTGGTAGCCGAATTAGTGGCATTTTGCCAAATTAATGGAATTCCTGGCGACAGTATTGGTGATTTCGTCGCTTCACTAGGTGAATATAGCGGTGAATCATTAATTCGTATGGTTGCCCTGGTTTGTGTTGATGGGTTAATTCCCCTAGGTCCAGATTTTATCCAAAAAGCAACATCTGGTTTAAGTCAAATGCAACCACAGGAGTTGGAACAAAACTCGACTTTCAAAAATATCCAAGATGCGATTCCTGGTAATGGCGCAGGTGGAAAGCTCAACTTTATTGGTGAAAGTTTTGACTCAGTAAAAGGCTGGATGACTAACCTGGTAAGCACTAATAATCTATCCCCTGAGAGAGTTTTGGGTAATCTTCAAGGCGTTATGCAAATTGCTGATGATAAGCTCGATTATGTGGCTGCGTTCATTGATATGTCTACCAACTATTATGAGCATACAGGTACACAAACTTTAGCACGACGCTTGATTGAGCGGGCTTTCGCTGAAATTTAGTCACTTGATTATTAAACCTCGTCTATCTTGAAAACTGTAGTTTTCCATCAAGATCTTAAGTAGGCGTAGCCAGCCCTACGGGCATACTAGCTTCGTCTACGT includes:
- a CDS encoding class I SAM-dependent methyltransferase, whose protein sequence is MLLNPNQRIKIDSTDDKLFYSFPRFVTHVDEGFIQQLTDLYSQRLQPNTRIFDMMSSWVSHLPEDIKFSYVEGHGLNAEELGRNRRLDQYFVQNLNENLQLPLKDEDFDAVINCVSVQYLQYPEAIFSEIHRILKPGGLAIISFSNRMFYQKAIQAWRDTSETSRVELVKNYFNSVPGFSIPEVITRASSVPNFLQWLGASGGDPFYAVIAYKE